A window of Cohnella herbarum contains these coding sequences:
- a CDS encoding response regulator transcription factor yields MHRIMICEDDPKLSDILKTNLEKYGYDTGVVEDFGNVLEFFKSYDPHLVLMDVNLPKFDGFYWCRQIRSVSMCQILFLSARSGEMDQVMALEYGGDDYVTKPFHLEVVMAKIRSQLRRSYGEYATNTEERVVKHSGLVLYPERLELELNGNRSTLTKKESVLLEILLSETPRVVSREVLLEKLWDDQAFVDENTLNVNITRLRKRLQEFGIEDGLDTVRGSGYRLLPVWENRK; encoded by the coding sequence TTGCATCGCATCATGATCTGCGAGGATGATCCGAAGCTCTCGGATATTCTGAAGACGAACTTGGAGAAGTACGGTTACGATACGGGCGTCGTCGAAGATTTCGGCAACGTTCTTGAGTTTTTCAAGTCCTATGATCCGCATCTCGTCTTGATGGACGTCAATTTGCCTAAATTCGACGGGTTCTATTGGTGCAGGCAAATCCGCTCCGTCTCCATGTGTCAGATCTTATTTCTATCCGCGCGATCGGGAGAAATGGATCAAGTGATGGCGCTCGAATACGGCGGAGACGATTACGTCACGAAGCCGTTCCACTTGGAAGTCGTAATGGCTAAGATCCGCAGTCAATTAAGACGCTCCTACGGCGAATACGCGACGAATACGGAGGAGCGGGTGGTCAAGCACTCCGGTCTGGTGCTCTATCCGGAACGATTGGAGTTAGAGCTTAACGGTAACCGCTCGACGTTAACGAAGAAAGAATCCGTCCTGCTCGAGATTCTCTTATCCGAAACCCCGCGCGTCGTCAGTCGGGAAGTTTTGTTGGAGAAACTATGGGACGATCAGGCTTTCGTTGACGAGAATACGTTAAACGTGAACATTACCCGCTTGCGGAAGAGGCTTCAGGAATTCGGCATCGAGGATGGATTGGATACCGTCAGGGGATCCGGCTACAGACTTTTGCCCGTATGGGAGAATAGGAAGTAA
- a CDS encoding MTH1187 family thiamine-binding protein codes for MAIVQVTIVPLGTGTPSVSDYVAAVHQVLEQNSERVKFQLTPMSTIIEGDLEDLLSVVRRMHEVPFENGAMRVSTSITIDDRRDKHGTMEQKLQSVEQKLKDR; via the coding sequence ATGGCCATCGTGCAAGTGACGATCGTTCCTTTAGGAACAGGTACTCCAAGCGTCAGCGATTACGTTGCTGCCGTACACCAGGTGTTAGAGCAAAATAGCGAAAGGGTCAAATTTCAATTAACGCCGATGAGCACGATTATCGAGGGAGACTTGGAGGATTTATTAAGCGTAGTTAGACGAATGCATGAAGTTCCGTTCGAGAATGGCGCTATGAGAGTATCCACTTCGATTACGATCGACGATCGCAGGGACAAGCATGGGACGATGGAGCAAAAGCTGCAATCGGTGGAGCAAAAGCTCAAAGACCGTTGA
- the xerS gene encoding tyrosine recombinase XerS, whose translation MNLQKRKDREELDQRIPRMPWYVEKFMNYKLPDLSPSSLLEYIRDYEAFLSWLMAEGLTAADKMSEIPLIDLERLHMDSVDNFRMFLATKRDNANTKTTISRKLSSLRSLFHYLSQIAEDEEFYPLLKRNVMAKVSVKRTQKPKDTAAKLEGKLLQEQEIIEFINYIKQDYAHDVATNKQAIYSHELNRIRDCCIVSLILNSGLRVSELVNLNLDDVDFKKRLVYVYRKGKNDDTFKTPVYFRQDAISDLEEYLNQRESRYKAPKREKALFLAIANGKKEGSRMTKRAIQEMVMKYARRFGKPYLSVHKLRHSFATDYYLSNDLYKTQEQLGHASPETTQIYAHLTDKTMAEAIDRRKAEDGQR comes from the coding sequence ATGAATCTGCAGAAGCGCAAAGACCGAGAAGAACTCGACCAACGAATTCCGAGGATGCCTTGGTACGTAGAGAAGTTCATGAATTATAAGCTTCCCGATCTCTCCCCCTCCTCCTTATTGGAGTATATCAGAGATTACGAAGCCTTTCTGTCGTGGTTAATGGCGGAAGGCTTAACTGCTGCCGATAAAATGTCCGAGATCCCGCTTATCGATCTGGAACGACTGCATATGGACAGCGTCGATAACTTCCGTATGTTCCTCGCGACGAAACGGGACAATGCCAACACGAAGACGACGATCTCTCGCAAGCTCTCCTCCCTGCGTTCGTTGTTCCATTATTTAAGCCAAATTGCCGAAGACGAGGAGTTTTATCCGCTCCTCAAGCGCAACGTCATGGCTAAAGTATCCGTTAAACGAACGCAGAAGCCTAAGGATACCGCCGCTAAGCTGGAAGGAAAATTGCTGCAAGAACAAGAAATCATCGAATTTATTAACTACATTAAACAAGATTACGCGCACGATGTGGCTACGAACAAACAAGCCATCTATTCCCATGAACTCAACCGGATCCGCGATTGCTGCATCGTCAGTCTCATTCTTAACTCGGGGCTTCGGGTGTCCGAGCTCGTCAATCTGAACTTGGATGACGTCGATTTCAAGAAACGGCTAGTTTACGTCTATCGCAAAGGGAAGAACGACGATACGTTCAAGACGCCCGTCTACTTTCGACAAGATGCCATCAGCGATTTAGAGGAATATCTAAATCAACGGGAGTCGCGTTATAAAGCCCCGAAGAGAGAAAAAGCGCTGTTCTTAGCGATCGCTAACGGGAAAAAAGAAGGTTCTCGCATGACCAAACGCGCTATTCAGGAGATGGTCATGAAATACGCGAGACGGTTCGGCAAGCCCTACCTTTCGGTACATAAGCTACGGCATTCTTTCGCCACCGACTACTATTTAAGCAATGATCTCTACAAGACGCAGGAGCAGCTAGGCCATGCTTCTCCGGAAACAACCCAGATCTACGCGCATCTCACCGACAAAACGATGGCCGAAGCGATCGATCGCCGCAAAGCGGAGGATGGTCAGCGCTGA
- a CDS encoding nitric oxide synthase oxygenase produces MINAINDMNTNTTTIEREAEQFIRLFHEETGRSSEDCEIRLTEVARSLRETGTYRHTIEEITYGARLAWRNNSRCIGRLFWESLEVIDERGATTEEAVADALLRHIAYATNNGRIKPTLTVFSPEQAHGESIRIWNHQLIRYAGYNTPSGIVGDPASIAFTNEALRLGWRGQGTKYDILPLVVQINEREPRWFPIPEAYIKEVEIVHPEIANFVELNLKWYAVPILSDQVLDIGGLRYTAAPFNGWYMGTEIGARNLSDADRYDELPAIADKLGLDRSTNTTLWKDRALLELNAAVIHSYKSNGVSIVDHHTAAEQFMRFMKREEENGRSVNARWSWLIPPMSPAATPIWNRGELKEREVKPDFVARQCPYHNQQ; encoded by the coding sequence ATGATTAATGCCATTAATGATATGAATACCAACACTACAACGATAGAACGCGAAGCAGAACAATTTATTCGTTTGTTCCATGAAGAGACGGGGCGCAGCTCGGAAGATTGCGAGATCAGACTGACAGAAGTCGCGCGTTCGCTCAGAGAAACCGGAACATACCGCCATACGATCGAAGAAATTACCTATGGAGCACGATTGGCTTGGCGCAACAACAGCCGTTGTATCGGCAGATTGTTCTGGGAATCCTTAGAGGTGATCGACGAGAGAGGCGCGACTACGGAGGAAGCCGTAGCGGATGCCTTGTTAAGACATATAGCTTACGCCACGAACAACGGCCGAATAAAGCCGACTCTTACGGTATTCTCTCCCGAGCAAGCGCATGGCGAAAGCATTCGGATATGGAACCACCAGCTTATCCGATACGCGGGTTACAACACTCCGAGCGGCATCGTCGGAGATCCCGCTTCCATTGCTTTTACGAATGAAGCTTTGCGGCTCGGTTGGCGAGGACAAGGAACGAAATACGATATTTTGCCGCTTGTCGTGCAGATCAATGAGCGTGAGCCCCGTTGGTTCCCGATACCGGAAGCTTATATTAAAGAAGTTGAAATCGTGCATCCCGAGATCGCCAATTTCGTGGAATTGAACTTAAAGTGGTACGCCGTTCCGATTCTATCGGACCAAGTGCTGGATATCGGCGGTCTTCGTTATACGGCTGCGCCGTTTAACGGTTGGTACATGGGAACGGAGATCGGGGCGCGCAACTTGTCGGACGCCGATCGTTACGATGAACTGCCGGCTATCGCCGATAAGCTCGGATTGGACCGGAGCACGAACACTACCTTGTGGAAAGACCGAGCGCTTCTTGAATTGAACGCGGCCGTCATTCACTCCTATAAGTCGAACGGAGTAAGTATCGTCGATCACCATACGGCCGCGGAGCAGTTCATGAGGTTCATGAAGCGCGAAGAAGAGAATGGCCGTAGCGTAAATGCGCGTTGGTCATGGCTAATTCCGCCGATGTCTCCGGCAGCGACTCCGATCTGGAATCGGGGCGAATTAAAGGAGAGAGAAGTTAAACCCGATTTTGTAGCCCGGCAATGCCCGTATCATAATCAACAGTAG
- a CDS encoding sensor histidine kinase, which produces MKLFLREHLPLVFLHIIQLFIILLIYWLDGYRNLLTGLYSIFLGLVLLSGYLMYRYATHKSLYVKLSSPMETLDESIHGGGTAPLSEAVDVLLQAQYGHYQQQLKQAEKSRNDHLAFMNQWVHQMKTPLSVIRLMMEEGNDPRAASILEETDRLEKGFETVLYAARLETFERDFKVEPVNLRALIENVIHENKRLFIVSKVYPDLKVDPGLSVESDAKWLGFMIGQLVTNAIKYSAESHQKVFFTSAVTGSEAYLEVRDYGIGIPLSDRKRIFQPFYTGDNGRQYRESTGMGLYFAQEIANRLGHGIELESEVGEGTLVRITFNSYLT; this is translated from the coding sequence ATGAAGCTGTTCTTGCGCGAGCATCTGCCGCTTGTCTTTCTACATATCATTCAATTGTTCATCATTCTCCTGATTTACTGGTTGGACGGTTATCGCAATCTGTTAACGGGTCTTTATTCGATCTTCCTTGGACTCGTATTGCTCTCCGGTTATTTGATGTACCGATACGCGACGCACAAATCGCTCTACGTTAAACTTTCCTCTCCTATGGAAACGTTAGACGAATCCATTCACGGAGGCGGTACGGCGCCGTTATCCGAAGCGGTCGACGTGCTGCTTCAAGCGCAATACGGACATTACCAACAGCAGCTCAAGCAAGCGGAGAAATCCCGCAACGATCATCTGGCGTTCATGAATCAGTGGGTGCATCAGATGAAAACTCCGTTATCGGTCATTCGGTTAATGATGGAGGAAGGGAACGATCCGCGGGCGGCAAGCATTTTAGAGGAAACGGACAGATTAGAGAAGGGGTTCGAAACGGTTCTGTACGCGGCAAGGCTAGAAACGTTCGAACGCGACTTCAAGGTCGAACCTGTCAACCTGCGTGCGCTGATCGAGAATGTCATACATGAGAACAAACGTTTGTTTATCGTCAGCAAGGTGTACCCCGATCTGAAAGTGGACCCCGGGCTTTCCGTCGAGAGCGATGCGAAATGGCTCGGTTTCATGATCGGTCAGCTCGTCACGAACGCGATCAAATACTCGGCCGAATCCCATCAGAAAGTTTTTTTTACTTCGGCCGTTACGGGCTCTGAAGCCTACCTGGAAGTCCGCGACTACGGGATCGGCATTCCGCTATCCGACCGCAAACGCATTTTTCAACCTTTCTATACGGGGGATAACGGTCGCCAATATCGGGAATCTACCGGAATGGGACTCTATTTCGCGCAAGAGATCGCCAACCGCCTTGGCCACGGAATAGAGCTTGAGTCGGAGGTAGGAGAGGGAACGTTAGTTCGCATTACCTTCAATTCATACCTTACATAG